One segment of Alnus glutinosa chromosome 2, dhAlnGlut1.1, whole genome shotgun sequence DNA contains the following:
- the LOC133859532 gene encoding trans-cinnamate:CoA ligase, peroxisomal-like, whose protein sequence is MDQLPKCEANYTPLTPITFLKRASAFYANRTSIIYEATRFTWGQTYERCRRLASSLRALNIVKNDVVSVLAPNVPAMYEMHFAVPMAGAVLNTINSRLDAKNVATILRHSEAKVFFVDYQYVQVAGEALRILVGDSKVPESSIPLVIVIDDIDSPTGVRLGELEYEQLVHKGNPKYVHAELEDEWDPIALNYTSGTTSAPKGVAYSHRGAYLSTLSLILGWEMGGEPVYLWTLPMFHCNGWTFTWGIAARGGTNVCLRNTTATDIYRSIAMHKVTHMCCAPIVFNILLQAEPNEITLTSPVQILTGGAPPPAALLEKIEPLGFHITHAYGLTEATGPALVCEWQRKWNQLPRDDQAKLKARQGISILTLDDVDVKDLKTMASVPHDGKTLGEIVLRGSSIMKGYFKDRKATSEAFKDGWFVTGDVGVVHPDGYLEIKDRSKDVIISGGENISSVEVESALYKHPRVLEAAVVAMPHPHWGESPCAFVAIRNNSAGKTEDLREAEIISHCRKNLPHFMVPKKVVVLPELPKNSTGKILKNELRAKAKELLVSVNLSNKSSNVNPQPIPPFGEQNLQAFSRL, encoded by the exons ATGGATCAGTTGCCGAAATGTGAAGCCAATTATACCCCTCTCACCCCTATAACTTTCTTAAAGAGAGCCTCTGCTTTCTATGCCAACCGCACCTCCATCATATATGAGGCTACCCGCTTCACGTGGGGGCAAACATACGAGCGTTGTCGCCGGCTTGCTTCCTCTCTCCGTGCTCTCAACATAGTCAAGAACGACGTT GTGTCTGTGTTGGCTCCCAACGTTCCAGCCATGTATGAGATGCATTTTGCAGTGCCTATGGCTGGGGCTGTGCTTAACACTATCAATTCCCGGCTCGATGCTAAAAACGTAGCCACCATTCTCCGGCACTCTGAAGCTAAGGTGTTCTTTGTGGACTACCAATATGTCCAGGTGGCAGGCGAGGCTCTCCGGATACTCGTGGGTGACTCGAAGGTACCCGAGTCGTCCATTCCTTTGGTGATTGTCATCGATGACATTGACTCCCCCACCGGCGTCCGGCTAGGGGAGTTGGAGTACGAGCAACTCGTCCACAAGGGCAATCCGAAGTACGTTCATGCTGAGCTGGAGGACGAGTGGGATCCGATTGCTTTGAATTACACGTCAGGAACCACGTCAGCGCCCAAAGGAGTTGCTTACAGCCACAGAGGTGCGTACCTTAGCACGCTTAGCTTAATTCTCGGATGGGAAATGGGAGGCGAGCCGGTGTACCTGTGGACGCTTCCCATGTTCCATTGCAACGGGTGGACCTTCACGTGGGGCATCGCGGCACGTGGCGGAACCAACGTGTGCCTCCGCAACACCACGGCCACCGACATCTACAGGAGCATTGCTATGCACAAGGTCACCCACATGTGCTGCGCGCCCATCGTCTTCAACATCCTCCTTCAGGCAGAGCCGAACGAGATAACGTTAACATCTCCGGTCCAAATACTCACCGGAGGAGCACCCCCGCCGGCTGCGCTGCTTGAAAAGATCGAGCCGCTGGGATTCCACATCACGCATGCTTATGGCCTCACCGAGGCCACCGGGCCGGCGCTCGTGTGCGAGTGGCAGAGGAAGTGGAACCAATTGCCGCGCGACGATCAGGCGAAGCTCAAGGCACGTCAAGGGATTAGCATACTGACGCTGGACGACGTGGATGTAAAGGATTTGAAAACAATGGCGAGTGTGCCCCACGATGGGAAAACTCTGGGGGAGATAGTCCTACGAGGGAGCAGCATCATGAAGGGTTACTTCAAGGACCGAAAGGCCACGTCGGAAGCTTTCAAGGATGGGTGGTTCGTAACAGGTGATGTCGGCGTTGTTCATCCAGATGGGTATTTGGAAATAAAGGACAGGTCCAAGGACGTCATCATATCCGGCGGCGAAAACATCAGCAGCGTAGAAGTGGAGTCGGCGCTGTATAAGCATCCGAGAGTTCTGGAAGCGGCGGTGGTGGCAATGCCGCACCCTCACTGGGGAGAGAGCCCCTGCGCCTTTGTCGCCATCAGGAACAACTCGGCAGGTAAAACGGAGGACTTGAGAGAGGCAGAGATCATCTCCCATTGCAGGAAAAATCTTCCCCATTTCATGGTTCCGAAGAAGGTGGTGGTCCTGCCGGAGCTGCCAAAGAACTCAACGGGAAAGATTCTGAAAAATGAACTGAGAGCAAAAGCAAAAGAGCTTCTTGTCTCCGTGAATCTTTCCAACAAGTCCAGCAATGTCAATCCACAACCAATTCCTCCATTTGGCGAGCAGAATCTGCAGGCCTTTTCCCGTCTCTGA